In Deinococcus terrestris, one DNA window encodes the following:
- a CDS encoding S1C family serine protease, with protein sequence MRPLPWLPVLLLLALAAYLLPGWSPRQEAGPQTPPAVSQTLAGELPSNTSDLFQATRPAVVQVESLNTRTREAGLGTGFFISEGGQVMTAYHVVSTGQLFRVRTLEGRTYRARVTAYDAAADVALMQVEGGGGTGGFPFLPLAEAEPRVGQEVLAIGNSGGDFLQPRRGVLLRLGAEAGRADFPQGTLEMSAPLAPGDSGGPILDGTGQVIGVVSFIRLDESNQTQASYAVPVTQDSPLAGALLAGEQRDVPVVGLVLDITHSGLTDPPGAVIQRVARNSPAEEAGLRGARFDADGNLLDLGDVILSVNGRRVRDANDFIRTVRGDATIGDTIRLGYLRDGEEREATITLVGARALTDLSRDE encoded by the coding sequence GTGCGCCCCCTGCCCTGGCTTCCCGTGCTGCTGCTGCTCGCGCTGGCGGCCTACCTGCTGCCGGGATGGTCGCCCCGCCAGGAGGCCGGGCCGCAGACGCCCCCCGCCGTCTCGCAGACCCTTGCGGGCGAGTTGCCCAGCAACACCAGCGACCTGTTCCAGGCCACCCGTCCGGCGGTCGTGCAGGTCGAGAGCCTGAACACCCGCACCCGCGAGGCGGGCCTGGGCACCGGCTTTTTCATCTCGGAAGGTGGGCAAGTCATGACGGCCTACCACGTCGTCTCGACCGGGCAACTGTTCCGGGTCCGCACGCTGGAGGGCCGTACCTACCGCGCCCGCGTGACTGCCTACGACGCGGCGGCGGACGTGGCGCTGATGCAGGTCGAGGGGGGCGGCGGCACTGGCGGCTTTCCCTTCCTGCCGCTGGCGGAGGCCGAGCCACGGGTGGGGCAGGAGGTGCTCGCCATCGGCAACAGCGGCGGCGACTTCCTGCAACCGCGCCGGGGCGTGCTGCTGCGGCTGGGGGCGGAAGCGGGCCGCGCCGATTTCCCGCAGGGCACGCTGGAGATGTCCGCGCCCCTCGCGCCCGGCGACAGCGGCGGCCCTATCCTCGACGGCACCGGCCAGGTGATCGGGGTCGTGAGCTTTATCCGCCTCGACGAGAGCAACCAGACGCAGGCGTCCTACGCGGTACCCGTCACCCAAGACAGCCCGCTGGCCGGGGCGCTGCTGGCCGGGGAGCAGCGGGACGTGCCGGTGGTGGGGCTGGTGCTGGACATCACCCACAGCGGCCTGACCGACCCGCCGGGAGCCGTGATTCAGCGGGTGGCGCGGAACAGCCCGGCGGAGGAGGCCGGACTGCGCGGCGCCCGCTTCGACGCGGACGGCAACCTGCTGGACCTCGGGGACGTGATTCTCAGCGTCAATGGCCGCCGCGTGCGCGACGCCAACGACTTCATCCGCACCGTGCGGGGCGACGCGACCATCGGCGACACCATCCGACTGGGTTACCTGCGCGACGGCGAGGAACGCGAGGCGACCATCACCCTGGTCGGGGCGCGGGCGCTGACGGACCTGAGCCGCGACGAGTGA
- a CDS encoding PadR family transcriptional regulator: MNPLKSGTLDLALLAALQEQPRYGLDILKQVNARSGGLFDLREGSLYPALHRLVKAGWVESEWQPSDRGGAPRKVYRLTDSGRAALDAKREEWRTLRGALDALLLGRLRA; the protein is encoded by the coding sequence TTGAATCCCCTCAAATCCGGCACGCTGGACCTGGCCCTGCTGGCGGCGCTGCAAGAGCAGCCACGCTATGGGCTGGACATTCTGAAGCAGGTGAACGCCCGCAGCGGTGGCCTGTTCGACCTGCGCGAGGGCAGCCTCTACCCGGCGCTGCACCGGCTGGTCAAGGCCGGGTGGGTCGAGAGCGAGTGGCAACCCAGCGACCGGGGCGGGGCGCCGCGCAAGGTCTACCGCCTGACCGACTCGGGGCGGGCGGCGCTGGACGCCAAGCGCGAGGAGTGGCGCACCCTGCGCGGAGCCCTGGACGCCCTGCTGCTGGGAAGGCTGCGGGCATGA
- the thyX gene encoding FAD-dependent thymidylate synthase, whose protein sequence is MTTPAALSPTLYPLGDGIGSVALVQHVGDDKMIVNAARVSFGGDSDAPLNDRDEKLIRYLLRHHHGSPFEHNLITFKIVCPIFVDRQAVRHRVGVSKNEVSARYVEVQERNFTPPSFRKQAPSNRQASVEDDGTLNQAAAAAVWAEAWRQAFRAYHDLLRLGVTREQARGVLPLSLYTESYYTFNVRSLLHFLSLRDHEGAQYETRLYARAMAELAEPLFPVTFREWRALHSEP, encoded by the coding sequence ATGACCACTCCCGCCGCTCTCTCCCCCACCCTCTACCCACTGGGCGACGGCATCGGCTCCGTGGCGCTCGTGCAGCACGTCGGGGATGACAAGATGATCGTCAATGCCGCCCGCGTCTCCTTCGGCGGCGACTCGGACGCGCCGCTGAATGACCGGGACGAGAAATTGATTCGCTACCTGCTGCGGCATCATCACGGCAGCCCGTTTGAGCACAACCTGATCACCTTCAAGATCGTCTGCCCGATTTTTGTGGATCGGCAGGCCGTTAGACACCGGGTGGGCGTCTCAAAAAATGAGGTGTCGGCCAGATACGTAGAGGTGCAGGAGCGCAACTTCACACCGCCTTCCTTCCGCAAGCAGGCGCCCAGCAACCGGCAGGCCAGCGTGGAGGACGACGGCACGCTCAATCAGGCGGCGGCGGCGGCGGTGTGGGCGGAGGCGTGGCGGCAGGCGTTCAGGGCGTATCACGACCTGCTGCGTCTGGGCGTCACGCGGGAGCAGGCGAGGGGGGTGCTGCCGCTCTCGCTGTACACCGAGTCGTATTACACCTTCAACGTGCGCTCGCTGCTGCATTTCCTCTCGCTGCGCGACCACGAGGGGGCGCAGTACGAGACCCGCCTGTACGCGCGGGCGATGGCCGAGCTGGCCGAGCCGCTCTTTCCCGTGACCTTCCGCGAGTGGCGGGCGCTGCACAGCGAGCCTTGA
- a CDS encoding permease prefix domain 1-containing protein — protein MIRRLFRPGRVLSVDAYIHRATLGLPREERLDAAAELRTHLLERVAEFETQGFSREEAEYLAVKGMGDPQPVNRGLLGHAFTHRAGWGVLALLLLGGGGWWTYREWLPPREGVRYESATSEDITRLFADRDAPRGTYQAATLTYPKGTRSVVYVNVATSELKNGNDRVFINVTDVASLTAQNIRGRVPGSYRHQERWLLTTERLNCAGQARARLYVAPVTLPSPFWNSGAVLINGAAQIVGACNNPSVLLRSSGAAPSSSVPPVGEGSVRTGPDALPLGKWTVLSRLVVDPGADPNLAGPPEDGYSPSARGSFVAVLPLDHVPPQRDGGYTFGAGRIRLNGASQDLPVLPPTVPR, from the coding sequence ATGATCCGCCGCCTGTTTCGTCCCGGCCGCGTCCTGAGTGTGGACGCCTACATTCACCGCGCCACACTGGGCCTGCCGCGTGAGGAACGGCTGGACGCCGCCGCCGAACTCCGCACGCACCTGCTGGAGCGCGTGGCCGAGTTCGAGACCCAGGGCTTTAGCCGCGAGGAGGCCGAGTATCTGGCGGTGAAGGGGATGGGGGACCCGCAGCCCGTCAACCGGGGGCTGCTGGGGCACGCCTTCACCCACCGGGCCGGGTGGGGTGTCCTCGCGCTGCTGCTGCTGGGCGGCGGGGGCTGGTGGACCTACCGCGAGTGGCTGCCGCCACGCGAAGGCGTGCGGTACGAGTCGGCCACGTCTGAGGACATTACCCGGCTGTTCGCGGACCGTGACGCGCCGCGCGGGACCTATCAGGCAGCCACCCTCACGTATCCGAAGGGCACCCGAAGCGTGGTGTACGTCAATGTGGCGACCAGCGAGCTCAAGAACGGCAACGACCGCGTGTTCATCAACGTGACAGATGTGGCCTCGCTGACCGCGCAGAACATCCGGGGCCGGGTGCCCGGCAGCTACCGCCATCAGGAACGCTGGTTACTGACCACCGAGCGGCTGAACTGCGCGGGGCAGGCACGTGCCCGACTTTACGTTGCTCCCGTCACCCTTCCCTCGCCCTTCTGGAACAGTGGAGCCGTCCTGATCAACGGCGCGGCCCAGATTGTGGGGGCCTGCAACAACCCCAGCGTTCTGCTGCGTTCCTCGGGCGCTGCGCCGTCCTCCAGCGTTCCCCCCGTCGGGGAGGGCAGTGTCCGCACCGGGCCAGACGCCCTGCCACTGGGGAAGTGGACCGTGCTGAGCCGCCTGGTGGTCGATCCTGGGGCCGATCCGAACCTCGCCGGGCCGCCCGAAGACGGCTACAGCCCGTCGGCACGGGGGTCTTTCGTTGCTGTCCTGCCCCTTGACCATGTGCCCCCACAGAGAGACGGCGGCTATACCTTCGGCGCGGGCCGCATTCGGCTGAACGGCGCTTCCCAGGACCTGCCTGTCCTGCCGCCCACCGTGCCCCGCTGA
- a CDS encoding EVE domain-containing protein: MPPARPRFWLLKSEPDVFSYADLMRVGREGWNGVRNYQARNFLREMRVGDLCLFYHSNARPTGVAGVARVVRAAYPDDLQFDPASEFYDPKSTADNPRWSMVDVAPVLAPPAVLTLDTLRTLPEWQDSPLTSKGSRLSVLPVTPEQFHAALRAMGVEGRDGLVGSGR; encoded by the coding sequence ATGCCCCCCGCCCGCCCGCGCTTCTGGCTGCTCAAATCCGAACCTGACGTGTTCAGCTACGCGGACCTCATGCGGGTGGGGCGCGAGGGGTGGAACGGCGTGCGGAATTACCAGGCCCGCAACTTCCTGCGCGAGATGCGGGTGGGCGACCTCTGCCTCTTCTACCACTCCAACGCCCGGCCGACCGGGGTGGCGGGCGTGGCGCGGGTGGTGCGGGCGGCCTACCCAGACGACCTGCAATTCGACCCGGCGAGCGAGTTCTACGACCCCAAAAGCACTGCCGACAATCCCCGCTGGAGCATGGTGGACGTGGCCCCAGTCCTCGCCCCGCCCGCCGTCCTGACCCTGGACACGCTGCGAACCCTTCCCGAGTGGCAGGACTCGCCCCTGACCAGCAAGGGCAGCCGCCTGAGCGTGCTTCCCGTGACACCCGAGCAGTTTCATGCAGCGCTGCGGGCGATGGGGGTGGAGGGCCGTGACGGTCTCGTCGGAAGTGGGCGTTAA